In Zingiber officinale cultivar Zhangliang chromosome 8B, Zo_v1.1, whole genome shotgun sequence, a single genomic region encodes these proteins:
- the LOC122017764 gene encoding uncharacterized protein LOC122017764 — translation MNHCAVQQNALAAWEDWEEMGGSFAVAGADRKHPAICPKHQRMAPLPSVAVPVRPLRRIPSNHLDLLDPCDPEAGAVFPGFLLPKGEGAENSVPSSPSFFCGSPPRRVANPVVFDSRFGEDRPPVPVGHFPAIQSSLSAPILPAQKGCPSAKISYEPARVRIEGFDCLNRDRQRCNSITAVA, via the exons ATGAACCACTGCGCTGTGCAACAGAACGCTTTAGCTGCCTGGGAGGACTGGGAGGAGATGGGGGGATCCTTCGCCGTCGCTGGTGCAGACCGCAAACACCCGGCCATCTGCCCCAAGCACCAGCGGATGGCTCCCCTTCCTTCCGTTGCTGTCCCGGTCCGGCCCTTGCGACGGATTCCGAG TAATCACTTGGATCTGTTGGATCCTTGTGATCCGGAAGCTGGAGCAGTGTTTCCCGGTTTCCTTCTTCCAAAG GGTGAAGGAGCAGAGAACTCCGTGCCTTCATCCCCCTCGTTCTTCTGTGGCTCTCCACCGAGACGGGTGGCGAATCCCGTTGTTTTCGACTCCCGCTTCGGAGAGGACCGGCCGCCGGTACCCGTCGGTCATTTTCCGGCGATCCAGTCCAGCTTGAGCGCGCCGATTCTTCCGGCACAGAAAGGCTGTCCCTCTGCCAAGATCAGCTACGAGCCTGCCAGGGTGCGAATCGAGGGTTTTGATTGCCTCAACCGCGACCGGCAGCGCTGCAACAGCATCACTGCTGTAGCCTAG